One window of the Salvelinus fontinalis isolate EN_2023a chromosome 2, ASM2944872v1, whole genome shotgun sequence genome contains the following:
- the LOC129818785 gene encoding single-minded homolog 2-like, translating to MKEKSKNAAKTRREKENGEFYELAKLLPLPSAITSQLDKASIIRLTTSYLKMRAVFPDGLGEAWGQPTRISPLDNMAKELGSHLLQTLDGFVFVVASDGKIMYISETASVHLGLSQVELTGNSIFEYIHQSDHDEMTAVLSAHQPLHHHFLQEYEIERSFFLRMKCVLAKRNAGLTCGGYKVIHCSGYLKIRQYVMDMALFDSCYQIVGLVAVGHSLPPSGITEIKLHSNMFMFRASLDLKLIFLDSRVAELTGHEPQDLIEKTLYHHVHGCDAFHLRFAHHLLLVKGQVTTKYYRMLSKHGGWVWVQSYATIVHNSRSSRPHCIVSVNYVLTDVEYKDMQLSQEQSRAAKSSLAFKSGPASSQDPRKQLKAKAVKIKSKLKTAPYPQPNITYHPDKLDCSPQGEAWKESPPYTLTPCQGQSSGPSGGPEAGEVLCSISAPYGLSFPNPYGHLPHTDSQRRLRPTQGFSTTSPSPASPSLASRQLLSSLQDRGGEGRWSCANAKTHSGHALRPSVASCAITTATAAAYSGSTASRGYPPSEPLHGVLSSCATLRPISRYKEEPYEHHTLGQRKTTEDRLPSQSQATKQDSKLPFNRDHLHKGSEGGGCIVGEKPLSCPLLSSSVLEKASYKQSGSLHGLGQPFPMQVVLEQRRRLCMMESPYSHSATGPLENTDSNWERRTPKLLEPEAGERRMWMGVGVEVGVGMGVGVEVGVGMGVGVGAGLPAQAPYMSLNLHHVLAKHSSFQAPPYAALGHLSDSYGYRGDEMGSYGYKSQSPASGSSPETHREIPHYIGTSVIITNER from the exons ATGAAGGAAAAGTCCAAGAATGCGGCGAAGACGAgacgagagaaagaaaatggagaattTTATGAACTGGCGAAATTACTGCCTTTACCTTCGGCCATCACCTCACAACTGGATAAGGCTTCAATCATTCGGCTGACAACCAGTTACTTGAAGATGAGAGCCGTGTTTCCGGATG GGCTGGGGGAGGCCTGGGGCCAGCCTACCAGAATCAGCCCTCTGGACAACATGGCAAAAGAACTGGGCTCCCATCTACTGCAG ACTTTGGACGGCTTCGTATTTGTTGTCGCTTCAGACGGCAAAATCATGTACATCTCTGAGACTGCGTCAGTCCACCTCGGCCTATCCCAG GTGGAGCTGACGGGCAACAGTATATTTGAGTACATCCACCAATCAGACCATGATGAGATGACAGCCGTTCTCAGCGCCCATCAGCCCCTCCACCATCACTTCCTGCAAG AGTACGAAATTGAGCGCTCTTTTTTCCTGAGGATGAAGTGTGTATTGGCCAAGCGTAATGCAGGACTGACGTGTGGAGGATATAAG GTGATCCACTGCAGTGGATATTTGAAGATCCGTCAGTACGTGATGGACATGGCGCTGTTTGACTCGTGTTATCAGATCGTGGGTCTGGTGGCGGTGGGCCACTCCCTGCCTCCCAGTGGTATCACAGAGATCAAGCTCCATAGTAACATGTTCATGTTCAGGGCCAGCCTGGACCTCAAGCTCATTTTCCTGGACTCCAG GGTGGCTGAGTTGACGGGACACGAACCCCAGGACCTGATCGAGAAGACACTGTACCACCATGTGCACGGCTGTGACGCATTCCATCTACGCTTCGCTCACCACCTCT TGTTGGTGAAAGGGCAGGTCACCACTAAGTACTACCGTATGTTGTCCAAGCACGGGGGCTGGGTGTGGGTGCAGAGCTACGCAACCATCGTCCACAACAGCCGCTCCTCCAGACCCCACTGCATCGTCAGTGTCAACTATGTTCTCAC GGATGTAGAGTATAAAGATATGCAGCTGTCTCAGGAGCAGAGTCGAGCGGCCAAATCCAGCTTGGCCTTTAAGAGTGGCCCGGCCTCCTCTCAGGACCCCCGCAAACAACTTAAAGCCAAAGCAGTCAAGATCAAGAGCAAACTCAAAACAGCCCCCTACCCTCAG CCCAACATCACCTACCATCCAGACAAGCTGGACTGCTCCCCCCAAGGAGAGGCCTGGAAGGAGAGCCCCCCCTACACCCTGACCCCCTGCCAGGGGCAGAGCTCTGGCCCCTCTGGAGGCCCAGAAGCTGGAGAGGTCCTGTGTAGCATCAGCGCCCCGTATGGCCTCTCCTTCCCCAACCCATATGGACACCTACCCCACACGGACTCCCAGAGGAGGTTGCGACCCACCCAGGGTTTCTCTACCACCTCGCCCTCCCCGGCTTCCCCCAGCCTGGCCTCCCGGCAGCTGCTCAGTTCCCTGCAGGATCGAGGGGGCGAGGGGCGCTGGAGCTGTGCCAATGCCAAAACCCATTCCGGTCATGCCCTGAGGCCCTCTGTTGCATCGTGTGCCATCACCACTGCCACTGCAGCAGCGTATTCTG GCTCTACAGCGAGCAGGGGGTACCCCCCCAGCGAACCCCTCCATGGCGTCCTCTCCAGCTGCGCGACCCTGCGCCCTATCAGCAGGTACAAGGAAGAGCCCTACGAGCATCACACGCTTGGCCAGAGGAAGACCACAGAGGACCGCCTGCCCTCCCAGTCACAGGCCACAAAACAGGACAGCAAGCTGCCGTTCAATCGAGACCACCTCCACAAGGGCTCAGAGGGAGGTGGTTGCATAGTAGGGGAGAAGCCTTTGTCCTGTCCTCTGCTGAGTAGCTCTGTGCTGGAGAAGGCGAGCTATAAGCAGTCCGGGTCCCTCCACGGCCTGGGCCAGCCCTTCCCCATGCAGGTGGTGCTAGAGCAGCGCAGGAGGCTGTGTATGATGGAGTCCCCCTACAGCCACAGTGCCACTGGCCCCTTGGAGAACACGGACAGCAATTGGGAGCGGAGGACCCCCAAGCTGCTGGAGCCTGAAGcgggggagaggaggatgtggatgGGGGTTGGAGTTGAAGTTGGGGTTGGGATGGGGGTGGGAGTTGAAGTTGGGGTTGGGATGGGGGTGGGAGTTGGGGCAGGCCTGCCGGCCCAGGCTCCGTACATGTCTTTGAACCTCCACCACGTCTTGGCCAAACACAGCTCCTTCCAGGCCCCGCCCTACGCTGCCCTCGGCCATTTGTCGGACAGCTACGGTTACCGTGGTGATGAAATGGGTTCTTATGGCTACAAGAGCCAAAGCCCCGCCTCTGGCTCCTCCCCTGAGACCCACAGGGAGATCCCTCATTACATCGGCACGTCCGTCATCATCACCAACGAGAGGTGA